A single Vibrio sp. YMD68 DNA region contains:
- the phnE gene encoding phosphonate ABC transporter, permease protein PhnE: MAELTPSPLTSGPSSNGTSIDRKNPFKVSWLNRAIIAAVVGYLFYSVSMLGLTVDRLIIGFGESERLLSRMFPPDFSRSSLLLSGLAESLQIAIISSFFGILISLFLGLLAARNMMPSLVSTPVRGFIALCRSFHPVIIAILFVKAVGFGALAGILTLVFASIGFIAKLFAESIEEISFKPVEAIRATGASFASVILYAVMPQVFSRFIGFASYQLDSNLRNSTMVGIVGAGGLGGTLFSAFQRFDYDFVAAILITIIALILVGEFLSNIVRRVF, translated from the coding sequence ATGGCTGAATTAACCCCAAGTCCTTTGACAAGCGGGCCTTCCTCAAACGGCACTTCTATTGATCGTAAAAATCCGTTCAAGGTGTCTTGGCTTAATCGTGCCATTATCGCGGCGGTTGTAGGCTACCTATTTTATAGCGTATCGATGCTTGGTTTAACCGTTGACCGTTTGATCATAGGTTTTGGTGAAAGTGAACGACTTTTATCGCGTATGTTTCCACCTGATTTCTCTCGTTCGAGTTTATTACTGAGCGGTCTCGCTGAAAGTCTGCAAATCGCTATTATTTCGAGCTTCTTTGGGATCCTCATTTCACTGTTTTTGGGGTTACTCGCGGCTCGAAATATGATGCCTTCTCTCGTTTCAACGCCTGTGCGTGGCTTTATTGCTTTATGCCGTTCTTTCCATCCGGTGATCATCGCAATCTTGTTTGTTAAAGCGGTGGGTTTTGGTGCTTTAGCGGGCATTCTTACCTTAGTGTTTGCGTCGATTGGCTTTATTGCCAAGCTGTTTGCGGAGTCCATTGAAGAGATTTCGTTTAAGCCAGTAGAGGCGATTAGAGCGACGGGTGCGAGCTTCGCCAGTGTCATTTTGTATGCGGTTATGCCTCAAGTATTTTCACGCTTTATTGGCTTTGCAAGTTACCAGTTAGATTCCAATTTACGTAACTCAACGATGGTCGGTATTGTCGGAGCCGGAGGGTTGGGAGGGACGCTGTTCTCTGCTTTCCAACGTTTTGACTACGATTTTGTGGCCGCTATTTTGATCACTATCATCGCATTGATTTTAG
- the phnC gene encoding phosphonate ABC transporter ATP-binding protein — MAEVSCDGIKINNLYHEYVAGKPILKGINIDVKEPGIIAIIGPSGTGKSTLLRCINRLNDPSQGEIIFDGTDLTQLKGQALRKERRHIGMVFQEYNLVERLTVLENVLSGRLGYMTAWNAWRRNYSGKDLEKAFELLEFVGLQDFANQRADSLSGGQRQRVGIARAVMQDPYILLADEPTSSLDPKTAVEIMELMETFAEKKNIPVLVNIHDVNLAKRYAKRIIGMCNGKVHYDGSPEGISEDDLKIIYGGESWLN; from the coding sequence ATGGCCGAAGTAAGCTGTGACGGAATAAAGATCAACAATCTTTATCATGAATATGTGGCAGGAAAGCCAATCCTTAAAGGCATCAACATTGATGTTAAAGAACCAGGAATTATTGCGATTATTGGGCCTTCAGGAACGGGGAAAAGTACGCTTTTACGTTGTATCAATCGCCTTAATGATCCTAGCCAAGGTGAAATCATATTTGATGGTACGGATCTCACGCAACTTAAAGGACAAGCGCTTCGCAAGGAGCGTCGTCATATCGGAATGGTGTTCCAGGAGTACAACTTAGTAGAGCGCCTAACGGTACTTGAAAACGTGTTAAGCGGGCGCTTAGGCTACATGACGGCATGGAATGCATGGCGTCGTAATTACTCGGGAAAAGACCTCGAAAAAGCCTTTGAATTGCTTGAATTTGTTGGCTTACAAGACTTTGCTAACCAACGTGCCGACAGCTTGTCGGGCGGTCAGAGACAACGTGTTGGTATCGCGCGTGCCGTCATGCAAGACCCTTATATTCTGTTGGCCGATGAACCGACATCGTCACTTGATCCTAAAACTGCGGTTGAGATTATGGAGCTAATGGAGACGTTCGCAGAGAAGAAAAACATTCCAGTGTTGGTGAACATCCATGATGTGAATTTGGCAAAACGTTACGCAAAGCGCATCATCGGTATGTGTAATGGCAAGGTTCATTACGATGGTAGCCCTGAGGGTATTTCAGAAGACGATCTGAAGATCATTTACGGGGGCGAGTCATGGCTGAATTAA
- the phnD gene encoding phosphate/phosphite/phosphonate ABC transporter substrate-binding protein, with amino-acid sequence MKISVKGLLIASSLLLPSLAMASDCSSRGVLDDRYCDENQDLVADSPKNPDEWNDPSTLVFTYTPVEDPALYKDAFADFQAHLSKITGKRVIYYTVHSNSAQVEAMRSGRLHVAGFSTGPTGYAVNLAGYVPIAVKGDESGFQGYNLITIVRKDSGIDTMADLKGKKVAHTSASSNSGNLAPRALFPAEGLVPDEDYKVLYSGKHDQSILGVFNGDYDAAPVASDVYDRMVTAGRVDDSELKIIYRSPRFPTSAFGYAHNLKPELVDKINEAFFSYRFTPEMRASFKGADRFSPISYQEEWGVIRDIAHATGTAYTKAGLKKLAEKDAAKRAKKKAAELAKQANSQ; translated from the coding sequence ATGAAAATCAGTGTTAAAGGACTGTTAATCGCTAGCTCATTACTACTTCCTTCATTGGCTATGGCAAGCGACTGCTCTAGCCGTGGTGTGTTAGACGATCGATACTGTGACGAAAACCAAGATCTTGTGGCTGATTCACCTAAGAATCCAGATGAGTGGAACGATCCAAGTACGCTGGTGTTTACTTACACGCCAGTTGAAGACCCTGCATTGTACAAAGACGCGTTTGCAGATTTCCAAGCTCACCTAAGTAAGATTACTGGCAAGCGAGTGATTTATTACACTGTTCACTCTAATTCTGCACAAGTAGAAGCAATGCGTTCTGGTCGTCTTCACGTTGCGGGTTTCTCGACAGGTCCAACGGGTTATGCTGTGAACCTAGCGGGTTACGTACCTATTGCAGTGAAAGGTGACGAGTCGGGTTTCCAAGGCTATAACCTCATCACTATTGTACGCAAAGACAGTGGCATCGATACGATGGCTGATCTCAAAGGTAAAAAGGTTGCACACACATCTGCCTCTTCCAACTCTGGCAACCTTGCACCACGCGCGCTCTTTCCTGCTGAAGGGCTAGTACCCGATGAAGACTACAAAGTGCTTTACTCTGGTAAACACGACCAATCAATTTTGGGTGTCTTCAATGGAGACTATGATGCAGCACCAGTGGCATCTGATGTGTACGATCGTATGGTAACCGCAGGTCGTGTCGACGACTCTGAACTGAAGATCATCTACCGCAGCCCACGATTCCCTACCTCGGCATTTGGTTACGCTCATAACCTAAAACCAGAATTGGTAGACAAAATTAACGAAGCTTTCTTTAGCTACCGTTTCACACCTGAAATGAGAGCATCATTCAAAGGTGCGGATCGCTTCTCACCGATTTCTTACCAAGAAGAATGGGGTGTGATTCGCGATATCGCTCATGCAACGGGTACGGCTTATACCAAAGCAGGATTGAAAAAGCTGGCTGAAAAAGATGCGGCTAAACGTGCCAAGAAAAAAGCGGCAGAGTTAGCAAAACAAGCAAATAGCCAGTAG
- a CDS encoding glycerophosphodiester phosphodiesterase family protein gives MKQILKGSIALILGVSSITAWAAQESADLGPRPLFLVNNMDESPLKTKLLSCSEGPFHRSDFSIGHRGAAMQFPEHTKESYLAAIQMGAGVVECDVTFTKDKALVCRHSQSDLHTTTDVLAHPDLAKKCSTPFTPANPVTGEDAKAECRTSDFTLAEFKTLKGKMDGANPKATTVEEYMNGTPGWRTDLYSQSGTLMTHAESAALFKEYGVKVTPELKSADVEMPFNGFTQEMYAQKLVDELKDAGFEPSDTYLQSFNLDDVKYWINENPKFGKQAVYLDDRVYEQADFVASVENMKELHDAGVKIIAPPLFALVDLDENNELVASNYAKLAKGADLDIIAWTLERSGSLAQGGGWYYQSVKQGINNDGDMMKMLDVLAQDVGVLGVFSDWPATVTYYANCMDSEA, from the coding sequence ATGAAGCAAATACTGAAAGGTTCTATTGCACTGATACTCGGCGTGAGTTCAATAACGGCATGGGCTGCGCAAGAGTCAGCAGACTTAGGTCCTCGTCCACTCTTTTTAGTCAACAATATGGACGAGAGCCCTTTGAAAACGAAGTTGCTGAGTTGCAGTGAAGGGCCTTTTCATCGTAGCGACTTTTCTATTGGGCATCGCGGAGCGGCCATGCAGTTTCCAGAGCACACGAAAGAATCGTACTTAGCGGCGATTCAAATGGGTGCGGGCGTCGTGGAGTGTGATGTAACATTCACAAAAGACAAAGCCTTGGTCTGTCGTCACTCGCAAAGTGATTTGCACACAACGACGGATGTCTTAGCTCATCCAGACCTTGCGAAGAAGTGTTCGACGCCATTTACACCGGCTAACCCAGTGACTGGCGAAGATGCCAAAGCGGAATGTCGCACCTCTGATTTCACTCTCGCTGAGTTTAAGACGCTGAAAGGGAAGATGGATGGTGCAAATCCTAAAGCAACAACGGTTGAAGAGTACATGAATGGAACTCCCGGCTGGAGAACTGACCTTTACAGTCAAAGCGGTACATTAATGACTCATGCAGAAAGTGCGGCGTTATTTAAAGAGTATGGTGTGAAAGTGACGCCTGAGCTTAAATCGGCGGATGTTGAAATGCCTTTCAACGGGTTTACTCAAGAGATGTATGCACAAAAGCTGGTGGATGAACTGAAAGACGCAGGTTTTGAGCCTTCTGATACTTACTTGCAATCATTCAACCTTGACGATGTGAAGTACTGGATCAACGAAAACCCTAAATTCGGTAAACAAGCCGTTTATCTGGATGATCGTGTTTATGAGCAAGCTGACTTTGTTGCCTCTGTAGAGAATATGAAAGAGCTGCACGATGCGGGTGTGAAAATCATCGCACCACCTCTATTTGCTTTGGTCGATCTCGATGAGAACAATGAATTGGTGGCATCTAACTACGCGAAGCTAGCGAAGGGTGCTGATCTGGATATCATTGCATGGACTCTAGAGCGTTCAGGCTCGCTTGCACAAGGTGGTGGTTGGTATTACCAAAGTGTTAAGCAAGGGATTAACAATGATGGCGACATGATGAAAATGCTCGATGTATTGGCACAAGATGTTGGTGTGTTAGGGGTGTTCAGTGATTGGCCAGCAACCGTAACTTACTACGCTAACTGCATGGACAGTGAGGCTTAG
- a CDS encoding sigma-54 dependent transcriptional regulator: MTPQKHIVLIDDEIDVIEAMSEMLELEGFSVTPFTDPNVGLKSLNANCQSVVLCDVRMPKVDGLTLLSSIQNRAPNVPVLLMSGHGDIPMAIEAMKSGAFDFLEKPLNPGELVEKLDLALIQSQQNRPKTRDDGEVVEWPIESVVIGQSKEIDNIRKQVLALSRTGVDTIINGETGTGKEVIARALHQFSRRKSKPFVAINCGGMTESIIESELFGHEAGSFTSANKKRIGKIEQANGGTLFLDEIESMPMAVQIKLLRVIQERMIERVGGNELISVDIVVVAASKTDLASLSESGGFRSDLFYRLNIASLNLPALRHRKEDIQVLFRHFVIQASQKYKTRPSTIYPEQIQQLCRHEWPGNVRELRNVAERFVLGIVGDGFDLQSPICEASGEDFAFEKQMEHYERNVLMEALIETSGNINEVSSKLNLPRKTLYRKMKKHQLDKDSFKTS, translated from the coding sequence ATGACTCCCCAAAAACACATAGTCCTCATTGATGATGAAATAGACGTAATCGAAGCCATGAGTGAAATGCTGGAGCTTGAAGGCTTTAGCGTGACACCGTTCACGGACCCAAATGTCGGCCTCAAATCACTGAATGCGAATTGCCAATCGGTGGTGTTGTGTGACGTACGAATGCCAAAAGTGGATGGATTAACGTTATTGAGTTCCATTCAAAACCGCGCACCGAATGTTCCAGTGCTGCTAATGAGTGGGCATGGCGATATTCCGATGGCGATAGAAGCGATGAAATCAGGGGCATTTGATTTTTTAGAAAAACCATTGAACCCAGGGGAGCTTGTCGAAAAGCTCGATCTGGCATTGATTCAAAGCCAGCAAAATCGACCGAAAACGCGCGATGATGGTGAAGTGGTCGAATGGCCAATTGAATCGGTTGTGATTGGTCAATCAAAAGAAATAGATAACATTCGCAAGCAAGTGTTGGCCTTGTCTCGTACCGGAGTTGATACCATTATAAATGGTGAAACAGGAACAGGGAAAGAAGTCATTGCGCGGGCTTTACACCAGTTCAGTCGCCGTAAATCTAAGCCATTTGTGGCGATTAACTGTGGGGGTATGACGGAAAGCATTATTGAAAGCGAGCTGTTCGGTCATGAAGCGGGTTCGTTTACCAGCGCGAACAAGAAACGAATCGGAAAAATTGAACAAGCCAATGGTGGGACACTGTTTCTTGATGAAATAGAAAGCATGCCAATGGCGGTACAAATCAAATTACTGCGTGTGATACAAGAGCGCATGATTGAGCGTGTGGGTGGGAATGAACTGATTTCCGTCGATATCGTCGTTGTCGCTGCGAGCAAAACGGATTTAGCGAGCTTAAGTGAATCCGGTGGTTTTCGTTCAGATCTCTTCTATCGCCTTAATATTGCGAGCTTAAACTTACCAGCACTTCGCCATAGAAAAGAAGATATTCAGGTACTCTTTCGACACTTTGTGATTCAAGCCAGTCAAAAGTACAAAACACGTCCGTCGACGATTTATCCCGAACAAATTCAGCAGTTATGTCGGCACGAATGGCCGGGGAATGTTCGCGAATTAAGGAACGTGGCTGAGCGATTTGTTTTAGGCATTGTGGGGGATGGTTTTGATTTGCAGTCACCCATTTGCGAAGCGTCGGGGGAAGATTTTGCGTTTGAAAAGCAGATGGAACATTACGAAAGAAACGTCTTGATGGAAGCGTTAATTGAAACCTCAGGCAATATTAACGAAGTGTCTAGCAAGTTGAATCTGCCCCGTAAAACCCTTTACCGGAAAATGAAAAAGCATCAACTTGATAAAGACAGTTTTAAAACGTCATAG
- a CDS encoding ATP-binding protein — protein sequence MKPRITRIHGAFARPVSAKKWFRWKGIELRLVLALAILSMTTIFLSVFSSSTFNELNQQLITLKKSEIPALDHASRLNDMVRVIITTSSQLSEADSSLERKHAMQEIQDAILVMDSIMLNFPDYHAYFKDLIAQVNNSLSLLYQSELESNALNRELWGLLEGFYPLLQQASDSLDRLPAKSKQKIQYIQLRSLLYYQLGLVEKLYNDASFNELDYTSNRLEQIGEQWWTLWVSGDLRSEFPELDRQLAIIYNLASSTSRLYALKNKALDHRYQEQYFLQNSREHLNQLTVQIERNTNKVNGNIDQSIQQAQQSLQSNQRLSLFLSLFSVLAAAAISWFYVRKSILERLLQLQDNMFAISTGHLDTEVSIRGKDEVTQMAKYLKVFQTTAKAVKQTNRKLEAEVEERTIAEAKLRVTQDELIQAGKLAALGQLSVGITHEINQPLTAVNSHVRSAQLWLERERSDKAVANLHKIERLLEKIAAITSHLKAFARKSDGKIENVALSSVIEDAIELFETRQNTLSIDYQKQTELNVRANRIRLEQVLVNLISNALDAVEHCDHPRLEISVKAFSTTVEISVSDNGLGIPTDELPFLFDPFYTRKTTNKGLGLGLSIAYNIIKDFGGSIRVESIEYQGSEFIVTLPKGTHL from the coding sequence ATCAAGCCACGCATTACACGCATTCACGGCGCATTTGCACGCCCAGTATCGGCTAAGAAATGGTTTCGCTGGAAAGGGATAGAGTTGCGCCTCGTATTAGCGCTCGCGATACTGTCGATGACCACGATTTTTCTTTCTGTTTTTTCATCATCGACGTTTAATGAATTGAATCAGCAGCTTATAACACTCAAAAAAAGTGAGATTCCAGCCCTAGATCATGCGTCTCGCCTTAATGATATGGTGAGGGTGATCATCACCACCTCCTCTCAACTCAGCGAGGCGGATTCGAGTTTAGAACGTAAACATGCGATGCAAGAAATACAAGATGCTATTCTCGTGATGGATAGTATTATGCTGAACTTCCCAGATTATCACGCCTATTTTAAAGATCTTATCGCCCAAGTTAACAACAGTCTTAGCCTGCTCTATCAAAGTGAACTCGAATCAAACGCGCTGAACAGAGAGCTATGGGGTTTGCTCGAGGGCTTTTATCCTTTATTGCAGCAAGCAAGTGATTCGCTTGACCGTTTGCCAGCCAAAAGTAAACAGAAGATCCAGTACATTCAGCTGAGATCACTGCTTTATTACCAACTTGGCTTAGTTGAGAAATTGTATAACGACGCCAGTTTCAATGAATTGGATTACACTAGCAATCGTCTTGAGCAAATTGGTGAACAGTGGTGGACACTGTGGGTGAGTGGTGATTTAAGAAGTGAATTTCCAGAACTCGATCGCCAGTTAGCGATTATTTACAACCTGGCTTCGAGCACTAGCCGTTTGTATGCGCTTAAAAACAAAGCGTTAGATCATCGTTATCAAGAGCAATATTTCCTTCAAAATAGTCGTGAACATCTTAACCAGTTGACCGTCCAGATTGAACGCAATACGAACAAGGTCAATGGCAATATTGACCAGTCTATCCAACAGGCACAGCAGTCACTTCAATCAAATCAACGGCTCTCACTATTTCTTTCTTTATTTAGTGTGCTCGCGGCGGCGGCTATTTCATGGTTTTATGTTCGTAAGAGTATTTTAGAACGTTTATTGCAGCTGCAAGATAACATGTTCGCGATCTCGACAGGTCATCTGGATACTGAAGTGTCGATACGCGGAAAAGATGAAGTTACTCAGATGGCGAAGTACCTAAAGGTTTTCCAAACAACCGCCAAAGCAGTTAAACAAACCAATCGTAAGTTAGAAGCCGAAGTAGAAGAGCGAACCATCGCTGAAGCTAAATTGCGAGTGACACAAGACGAATTGATCCAAGCGGGTAAGCTGGCGGCGTTAGGTCAACTCAGTGTCGGTATTACTCATGAGATTAATCAGCCGCTGACAGCCGTCAATAGCCACGTTCGCAGTGCTCAGTTATGGTTAGAGAGAGAACGGTCAGATAAGGCCGTAGCCAATTTGCATAAAATTGAACGGTTGCTCGAAAAAATTGCGGCGATTACCAGCCATTTAAAAGCGTTCGCGCGCAAAAGCGATGGAAAAATAGAAAATGTGGCGTTGTCGAGTGTCATTGAGGATGCAATAGAGCTGTTTGAAACTCGACAAAATACCTTGTCGATTGATTACCAGAAACAAACAGAACTTAACGTTCGAGCGAATCGCATTCGACTAGAGCAAGTATTAGTGAACCTCATCAGTAATGCGTTAGATGCCGTGGAGCACTGTGATCACCCTCGCCTTGAAATATCAGTTAAAGCGTTCTCAACGACGGTTGAAATTTCAGTGAGTGATAATGGGCTAGGTATCCCCACAGACGAACTGCCTTTTTTGTTTGACCCCTTTTATACCCGCAAAACCACAAACAAAGGGCTTGGGCTAGGTTTGTCTATTGCATACAACATAATCAAAGATTTTGGCGGTTCGATTCGTGTTGAATCGATTGAGTACCAAGGTTCAGAATTTATCGTCACCCTTCCAAAAGGCACGCACTTATGA
- a CDS encoding ATP-binding protein, producing MRRIYLESLLGLLVCFMTSIVAYEVFVFQLTTDYDYVLEDYEAVAHQQLIENIAKHQGIDAAHQAMRQFVDTSKMTLTILGHNDEIPTVVTDYFTARPDSAIFHDEERELWFRLAESDNVYHYVINYDAPVRQKVELEENLIWLFFLVSFLVYGLGHLLIIFRRVKKLEAATLRFAEGDLSSRAETSSNRAIGSLNRSFNLMAHRINRLIESNRSLTNAVAHELRTPIFRIQWQAEMLKDTPLTKDQQMTVDSIVEDTEEMEKMVDELLYYAKLDSSQLDALQEPVEIRSFLDIALIRWNKETDLNIHLLLPDQPKSIQADAKLLNRALDNLVRNAFKYARTQVLLEATAHHHELRIKIHDDGDGIAVEHHSHLFDPFYVGDKARNKAKSGHGLGLSIVKKICEQHDATIEVGQSKTLKGALFTMTFPLCQDSADKAIQ from the coding sequence ATGCGACGTATTTATTTGGAATCCTTGTTGGGCTTACTGGTTTGCTTCATGACAAGTATTGTCGCTTATGAGGTCTTCGTTTTTCAGCTCACGACAGATTATGATTATGTACTAGAAGACTATGAAGCCGTCGCTCATCAGCAGCTAATTGAAAATATTGCTAAACATCAAGGTATTGATGCTGCGCATCAGGCGATGAGACAGTTTGTTGATACGTCTAAGATGACATTGACTATTTTAGGACATAACGATGAAATCCCCACGGTGGTCACAGACTATTTCACCGCTCGTCCTGACAGTGCCATATTTCACGACGAGGAGCGTGAACTGTGGTTTCGTTTGGCAGAAAGCGACAATGTTTACCACTACGTGATCAATTACGACGCGCCAGTTAGACAAAAAGTGGAGCTAGAAGAAAATCTCATCTGGTTGTTCTTCCTAGTCAGTTTCCTCGTCTATGGGCTAGGGCATCTCCTTATCATTTTCCGAAGAGTCAAAAAACTTGAAGCCGCCACACTGCGCTTTGCAGAAGGGGATCTCTCTTCACGAGCAGAAACCTCGAGCAACCGTGCTATTGGTTCGCTCAACCGATCCTTTAACCTCATGGCCCACAGAATCAATCGTCTTATTGAAAGTAACCGATCACTCACTAATGCCGTCGCGCATGAATTGCGTACGCCGATCTTTCGCATTCAATGGCAAGCTGAAATGTTAAAAGACACACCGCTCACTAAAGATCAACAAATGACCGTTGATAGTATCGTTGAAGATACAGAAGAGATGGAAAAAATGGTCGATGAGCTTTTATATTATGCCAAGCTCGATAGTAGTCAGTTAGACGCGCTTCAAGAACCCGTGGAGATAAGAAGCTTCCTCGATATAGCCCTTATCCGATGGAACAAAGAAACCGATCTCAACATTCATTTATTGTTGCCCGATCAACCTAAATCAATACAGGCCGATGCCAAGTTACTTAACCGAGCACTTGATAACCTAGTACGTAACGCGTTTAAATATGCGCGGACTCAAGTGCTATTAGAGGCGACGGCGCATCACCATGAGCTGCGTATCAAGATTCACGATGATGGTGATGGTATTGCTGTAGAGCATCACTCTCACCTATTCGACCCTTTTTACGTGGGTGACAAAGCTCGTAACAAAGCCAAAAGTGGCCATGGGTTAGGGCTATCTATCGTCAAGAAAATCTGCGAACAACATGATGCCACTATTGAGGTTGGGCAAAGCAAAACACTCAAGGGTGCTCTGTTTACAATGACCTTCCCTCTTTGTCAGGATTCGGCTGACAAAGCCATACAGTAA
- a CDS encoding response regulator, with amino-acid sequence MTKAKMIIIEDDLKLQQMLKDYFVTQDFDVTTLDNGNDAAHTILSQQPDIVLLDLMLPVTDGLTICRQTRALYKGKILMLTASDDDFDHVAGLETGADDYVTKPIKPRVLLARVRSLLRRKESNSMLVDDSEYLEFDQLVLKNTYKKCELAGNILALTDSEFDLLWLLANHPDAPLSRDYLTQTLRGIEYDGIDRTIDNKIVRLRKLLGDDKTPAEKIQTIRGKGYLFVSTAWR; translated from the coding sequence ATGACGAAAGCTAAAATGATCATCATTGAAGACGATTTGAAACTGCAGCAAATGCTGAAAGACTATTTTGTCACGCAAGATTTCGATGTCACCACGTTAGATAATGGCAATGACGCTGCACACACCATCCTCTCTCAACAACCTGATATCGTGCTATTGGATTTAATGCTTCCTGTAACCGATGGGCTGACAATCTGCCGACAGACGCGGGCTCTCTATAAAGGTAAGATCTTAATGCTAACCGCCAGCGATGATGATTTTGACCACGTTGCGGGGTTAGAAACTGGCGCTGATGACTATGTCACTAAGCCAATCAAACCTAGAGTTCTACTGGCAAGAGTACGCTCGCTATTGCGCCGTAAGGAGTCCAACAGCATGCTTGTCGACGACTCAGAATACCTGGAGTTTGATCAACTTGTACTGAAAAACACCTACAAAAAATGCGAGCTTGCAGGCAACATTTTAGCACTGACAGATAGTGAATTTGACCTCCTTTGGTTGTTAGCGAACCACCCCGATGCACCACTATCTCGGGATTACCTAACGCAAACACTGCGCGGTATTGAATACGATGGTATCGACCGAACCATCGATAACAAGATCGTGCGATTAAGAAAATTGCTCGGCGACGATAAAACCCCAGCCGAAAAAATCCAGACCATTCGCGGCAAAGGTTACCTGTTTGTTTCAACCGCGTGGCGCTAA
- a CDS encoding M20 family peptidase codes for MTKPSKLFTSIASALALTASISAWADEQDFSSMQMQGVEKVDIQVDVEGAAQRLSQAVQFQTISNQDRSDFDEQAFRDYHQFLEESYPLVHKTLKREEVGDPRPFSLIYTWEGKDPSLAPAIFMAHQDVVPIAEESRDEWKEEPFSGVIKDGYIWGRGSLDDKNQLQALLEATEMKLKEGFQPERTILFVFGHDEEVGGPEGAKHAADIIEQRYEKIAFVMDESAPLVPGIFPGIRENTALIGIAQKGFVSLEIAINGIGGHSSQPGEESNIVALAKAVEKVEAAQFPYKIHDAVRYQYRYMGPELPEAQQPLYKAVAYGENDTVTDLEKKFIDVMSKNQVTRAMLHTTTAVTMFNAGIKDNVLPPAATAVVNFRPMPGDTPEVIIEHVKKAIGDERMTIRDISASTPATNVADPSGPGYAMLEKTIRQTWGNDLIVSPFFVIGGSDSKHFQARDFAPDVYTMTAIQLESVKEFEGFHGVNERILVEEYGRSIGFFYQLMDNLENL; via the coding sequence ATGACAAAACCATCAAAACTCTTTACCAGTATCGCTTCTGCTTTGGCATTGACCGCTAGTATTTCGGCATGGGCTGATGAACAGGACTTTAGTTCGATGCAAATGCAAGGTGTCGAAAAAGTCGACATTCAAGTTGATGTAGAAGGTGCTGCACAACGCTTATCGCAAGCGGTTCAGTTTCAAACTATCTCTAATCAAGACCGCAGTGATTTTGATGAGCAGGCTTTTCGTGACTACCACCAATTTCTTGAAGAATCGTACCCATTAGTGCACAAAACACTCAAGCGAGAAGAAGTTGGTGACCCACGCCCTTTCAGCTTGATTTACACTTGGGAAGGTAAAGACCCATCACTCGCTCCCGCCATCTTTATGGCACACCAAGATGTGGTACCAATTGCAGAAGAGTCTCGTGATGAGTGGAAAGAAGAACCATTTTCCGGTGTGATTAAAGACGGTTATATCTGGGGCCGCGGCTCTTTAGATGATAAAAACCAGCTTCAGGCACTGTTAGAAGCCACCGAAATGAAACTAAAAGAAGGTTTCCAGCCTGAGCGTACCATTTTGTTTGTATTTGGCCACGATGAAGAAGTCGGCGGTCCAGAAGGCGCCAAACATGCCGCTGATATCATTGAACAACGCTATGAGAAAATTGCGTTTGTTATGGATGAATCCGCTCCACTTGTGCCTGGTATATTCCCTGGCATCCGCGAAAACACGGCATTAATCGGTATTGCTCAAAAAGGATTCGTTAGTCTAGAGATTGCCATCAATGGTATTGGCGGTCACTCTTCACAACCGGGAGAAGAGTCAAATATTGTCGCGTTAGCAAAAGCGGTTGAGAAAGTGGAAGCCGCGCAATTCCCTTACAAAATTCACGATGCGGTGAGATACCAATACCGTTACATGGGCCCAGAGCTTCCTGAAGCGCAGCAACCCCTGTACAAAGCCGTCGCCTATGGTGAAAACGACACGGTGACAGACTTAGAGAAAAAATTTATTGATGTCATGTCTAAAAATCAGGTTACACGTGCCATGCTGCATACCACAACGGCGGTGACGATGTTTAATGCGGGTATTAAAGACAACGTATTACCACCAGCCGCTACCGCAGTGGTTAACTTTAGACCAATGCCAGGTGACACGCCTGAGGTGATCATTGAGCATGTCAAGAAAGCGATCGGTGATGAAAGAATGACCATTCGTGATATCTCAGCGTCAACCCCTGCCACCAATGTTGCGGATCCAAGCGGCCCAGGTTATGCCATGTTGGAGAAAACGATTCGCCAAACTTGGGGTAATGATCTGATTGTTTCACCGTTCTTTGTTATTGGTGGTTCAGACTCTAAGCACTTCCAAGCGCGAGATTTTGCCCCTGATGTATACACAATGACGGCCATTCAATTAGAAAGCGTCAAAGAGTTCGAAGGCTTCCACGGTGTAAACGAACGTATCTTGGTTGAAGAATACGGCCGCTCTATTGGGTTCTTCTACCAACTTATGGATAACCTCGAAAATCTGTAA